A window of the Arcobacter sp. F155 genome harbors these coding sequences:
- a CDS encoding CHASE2 domain-containing protein, with protein MNKYRKKAIKKFLLYFFVSIIIAVFSSSIYIFLPKLPDSIDNRLRDTLFNIRGEIPNTDNVIIIDIDEKSLSKLGQWPWQRNKITKILENLTQNEIGLIAFDIVFAEEDNSSPHKIFEEYNIKKENIPNYDLEFAKTVATTPTVLGYIFELEDKEHLAQGSPEIPAIIVERNKQLGVESLIKAHGTILNIPILQNNSYSSGFFNNIPDNSGIVRSVPLVISYDDVIYPSLSLEILRVITQTNKVVVNYDEQGIENISLGDLQIPTDRHGRILVNFRGKEGNFKYYSAIDIYENKIDKKELKGKIALIGTSAAGLLDLRATPFESIYPGVEVHANVIDNIIKGDFIYKASWIDGANITLIFFLSIITVLMITYTAFWFKPIGTIFLLCSFGVFSYYVLFTQGIVLNIFFPLATIIFAAVITTLFDYFYEIKQEEAIKKKFASKVSKEVMDNLLKNIDSNEFQAMEKEVTVFFSDVRGFTNISEQMNDAKKLISYLNQYMEPMSNIITKYEGTIDKYIGDAIMAYWNAPAEVKNHADKAVSASLYQIKELEPLNKKLQEENKPLVDIGIGLNTGLAIVGEMGSSLRSDYTVIGDTINLGARLESLCKYYDSKLNISNFTKEKLEKEYIFRFLDYVKVKGKNRPVEIWQVIDFGNADKVLQEELDLHHKAIELYKNSNFKEALEIFEKLENNENKTNKKIYKIYIKRCKEFMLAPPKDFDGVYKHNTKA; from the coding sequence ATGAATAAATATAGAAAAAAAGCAATAAAGAAATTTTTACTATACTTTTTTGTATCAATTATTATTGCAGTTTTTTCTTCTTCAATTTATATTTTCTTGCCTAAACTACCTGATTCTATTGATAATAGATTACGAGATACTCTTTTTAACATAAGAGGTGAAATTCCAAATACAGATAATGTAATTATCATAGACATAGATGAAAAATCGTTGAGTAAACTAGGTCAATGGCCTTGGCAAAGAAATAAAATTACTAAAATATTAGAAAACCTAACACAAAATGAAATAGGACTAATAGCTTTTGATATTGTTTTTGCAGAAGAAGATAATAGTTCTCCCCACAAAATATTTGAAGAATACAATATCAAAAAAGAAAACATTCCAAACTATGATTTAGAGTTTGCAAAAACAGTTGCTACAACCCCAACAGTACTTGGGTATATTTTTGAATTAGAAGACAAAGAACACTTAGCTCAAGGTTCACCTGAAATACCAGCCATAATTGTTGAAAGAAATAAACAACTAGGAGTTGAGTCTTTAATTAAAGCCCATGGAACAATCTTAAATATCCCAATTTTACAAAACAACTCTTATAGTAGTGGTTTTTTTAATAATATCCCTGATAACTCAGGAATTGTAAGAAGTGTACCCCTTGTTATCTCTTATGATGATGTTATCTATCCTTCATTATCCTTAGAGATTTTAAGAGTAATAACTCAAACAAATAAAGTAGTTGTTAATTATGATGAGCAAGGAATTGAAAATATCTCTTTAGGAGATTTACAAATTCCAACTGACAGGCATGGAAGAATTTTAGTTAACTTTAGAGGTAAAGAAGGTAATTTCAAATACTACTCTGCAATTGATATTTATGAAAATAAAATTGATAAAAAAGAGTTAAAAGGTAAAATTGCACTTATAGGAACTTCTGCAGCAGGATTGCTTGATTTAAGAGCGACTCCTTTTGAATCTATTTACCCAGGAGTTGAAGTTCATGCAAACGTTATTGACAATATTATAAAAGGTGATTTTATTTATAAAGCTTCTTGGATAGATGGGGCAAATATCACTTTAATATTTTTCCTTTCTATTATCACTGTACTTATGATTACTTATACTGCTTTTTGGTTTAAACCTATAGGTACTATTTTTTTACTATGTAGTTTTGGAGTATTTAGTTATTATGTTCTATTCACCCAAGGGATTGTTCTAAATATATTTTTTCCATTGGCTACAATTATTTTTGCAGCTGTTATTACAACCTTATTTGACTACTTTTATGAGATAAAGCAAGAGGAAGCTATAAAAAAGAAATTTGCATCAAAAGTATCAAAAGAGGTAATGGACAACCTTCTTAAAAATATTGATAGTAATGAGTTTCAAGCTATGGAAAAAGAAGTAACAGTCTTTTTTAGTGATGTAAGAGGTTTTACAAATATCTCAGAACAGATGAATGATGCTAAAAAACTTATTTCATACCTAAATCAGTATATGGAACCTATGAGTAATATAATTACAAAATATGAAGGAACTATTGATAAATATATTGGTGATGCAATTATGGCTTACTGGAATGCTCCAGCAGAGGTGAAAAACCATGCTGATAAAGCTGTAAGTGCATCTTTATATCAAATAAAAGAGCTTGAACCTCTAAATAAAAAACTTCAAGAAGAGAATAAACCTTTAGTAGATATTGGTATTGGATTAAATACTGGTCTTGCTATTGTTGGAGAAATGGGAAGTTCTTTAAGAAGTGACTATACTGTTATTGGAGATACAATTAATCTAGGTGCAAGATTAGAATCTCTTTGTAAATATTATGATTCAAAACTAAATATCTCAAACTTTACAAAAGAAAAACTAGAAAAAGAGTATATCTTTAGATTCTTAGATTATGTAAAAGTAAAAGGCAAAAACAGACCTGTAGAGATTTGGCAAGTTATTGATTTTGGAAATGCAGATAAAGTATTACAAGAAGAGTTAGACTTACACCACAAAGCAATAGAACTATATAAAAACTCAAACTTTAAAGAAGCACTAGAGATATTTGAAAAGTTAGAAAACAATGAAAATAAAACAAACAAAAAGATATATAAAATATATATAAAAAGATGTAAAGAGTTTATGTTAGCTCCACCAAAAGATTTTGATGGAGTTTATAAACACAATACCAAAGCTTAA
- a CDS encoding FecR domain-containing protein, with amino-acid sequence MKIIIGLMLLFISAFANIGKISAVVGDANVKRGNDSITAKVGVVLEEKDTIYTQKNAKVQIVFNDKTVVTIGKNSALDINEYVYDTNNPKNSKTDLNFFKGAFKTISGNIGKINREKFKLRTKNATIGIRGTIILGNEEIISCLRNEIIIISNRTGESVFVPQGHFVELFKKGAPVSRLEVKPFNEDALDKLDEGFKLEREQLLKANPTNKIKREIIPSSFDNTIPIQDIVEQQSFEDNRDVLDVDIDEKVEEIQNQTPVENQDPVENQSP; translated from the coding sequence GTGAAAATTATAATAGGACTGATGTTACTATTTATTTCAGCTTTTGCAAACATTGGTAAAATCTCAGCAGTTGTTGGAGATGCCAATGTTAAAAGAGGAAATGATAGTATAACGGCAAAAGTGGGTGTAGTCTTGGAAGAAAAAGACACTATATACACGCAGAAAAATGCAAAAGTACAAATTGTTTTTAATGATAAAACAGTTGTTACTATTGGAAAGAACTCTGCATTAGATATAAATGAATATGTCTATGATACAAATAATCCAAAAAACTCAAAAACAGACTTGAATTTTTTTAAGGGTGCATTTAAAACAATCTCTGGAAATATAGGGAAAATAAATAGAGAGAAATTTAAACTAAGAACAAAAAATGCAACAATTGGTATTCGAGGAACTATTATTTTAGGTAATGAAGAGATTATAAGTTGTCTAAGAAATGAGATTATAATAATTAGCAATAGAACAGGTGAAAGTGTATTTGTTCCTCAAGGTCATTTTGTAGAACTATTTAAAAAGGGTGCGCCAGTTAGTAGGTTAGAAGTAAAACCATTTAATGAAGACGCTCTTGATAAATTAGATGAAGGCTTTAAACTAGAAAGAGAGCAACTTTTAAAAGCTAATCCAACTAATAAAATAAAAAGAGAAATAATACCATCTTCATTTGATAATACAATACCTATTCAAGATATAGTAGAACAACAAAGTTTTGAAGACAATAGAGATGTATTGGATGTAGATATTGATGAGAAGGTTGAAGAAATCCAAAACCAAACTCCTGTAGAAAATCAAGATCCTGTAGAGAATCAGAGCCCTTAA
- a CDS encoding AraC family transcriptional regulator — protein sequence MDKFIYKNSELGITALSAKMNKFSYKKHAHEEYALGVTLRGVQEYKLEGWSKASYANGVMLFNPEQVHDGKAGHYKEGIDYVMLYIKPELFLEGVNQKDIVTFSEPIVYKDKLKVDILNLSKAVLNNYDDALCNELYLELVDNFSSKELFLNNYKNENQLIKKAKEMIYYELDNVLYLEDIAKKLSLSKFEFIRLFKANTGITPYQFFLNAKVVHSKKYLEITKDIYAAVVEFGFTDLSHYNRNFKKVYGLTPLQYISQL from the coding sequence ATGGATAAATTTATATATAAAAATAGTGAATTAGGTATAACAGCATTATCAGCAAAGATGAACAAATTTTCTTATAAAAAACATGCCCATGAAGAGTATGCTCTAGGAGTGACACTTAGGGGTGTTCAAGAGTATAAGTTAGAAGGTTGGTCAAAGGCTTCTTATGCAAATGGTGTAATGCTTTTTAATCCAGAGCAAGTGCATGATGGAAAAGCAGGGCACTATAAAGAAGGTATTGATTATGTCATGCTTTATATCAAACCAGAACTATTTTTAGAAGGTGTTAATCAAAAAGATATAGTGACTTTTTCTGAGCCAATTGTTTACAAAGATAAATTGAAAGTAGATATTTTAAATTTATCAAAAGCAGTTTTAAACAACTATGATGATGCTTTGTGTAATGAGTTATATTTAGAATTAGTAGATAACTTTTCATCAAAAGAGCTTTTTTTAAATAATTATAAAAATGAAAATCAACTTATTAAAAAAGCAAAAGAGATGATATATTATGAATTAGACAATGTTTTATATTTGGAGGATATTGCAAAGAAACTAAGCCTTTCAAAGTTTGAATTTATAAGACTTTTTAAAGCAAATACAGGAATAACACCATATCAGTTTTTTCTAAATGCAAAAGTAGTTCACTCAAAAAAATATTTGGAAATCACAAAAGATATTTACGCTGCAGTAGTTGAGTTTGGTTTTACTGACCTTTCTCATTATAATCGTAATTTTAAAAAAGTATATGGACTCACTCCCTTACAGTATATCTCTCAGCTTTAA
- a CDS encoding porin family protein — translation MKKILIISSLLFTFANANTNQSYDSALKSFKEGNYQKAYEILDSLAYEKSKNTLVNFYLGRSAYELGNYEYASSVYERILFNERNNAEVKIELAQTYLKMKLYEQALNEFKSVSNEDIPLNLKEVVNKKIKSLESTNKNSTLNTSLLFGIMYDSNVNSSSDSKTFDIYSPVLDTNITVDNNSKEQSATIFQVAVPILHRYRISDDFILNTTIVPLFMKYNNFKEKDLHVLSLNVSPTVYKSDYSYSLGVLYDLVYSGHEKYQSNYYLNPSYKKILSEDLLYTTSLKLGKVNYTGEKERSSNHYSFLNSLRYSSEQFGIFNFSLLLGKELRLYTERTDVSREFYSLSLQNSYNIFDDSILRTSISYKKTDYLDDDINYQSKRENKSYNYSVSLHKPISESLFLKVGGKIIDLNSNHDSYEYDKYILNTNLSYSF, via the coding sequence ATGAAAAAAATATTAATTATAAGTTCACTTCTTTTTACTTTTGCAAATGCAAATACAAACCAAAGTTATGATAGTGCATTAAAAAGTTTTAAAGAAGGAAATTATCAAAAAGCTTATGAGATATTAGATTCTTTAGCTTATGAAAAATCAAAGAATACTCTTGTTAACTTTTATTTGGGAAGAAGTGCTTATGAACTTGGTAATTACGAGTATGCATCAAGTGTTTATGAAAGAATTTTATTTAATGAACGAAATAATGCTGAGGTTAAAATTGAGTTAGCACAAACATATTTAAAGATGAAGTTATATGAACAGGCTTTAAATGAGTTCAAGTCTGTATCTAATGAAGATATACCTCTTAATCTTAAAGAAGTAGTAAACAAAAAGATAAAATCCCTTGAATCAACTAATAAAAACTCTACTTTAAATACTTCTCTTCTATTTGGAATTATGTATGACTCAAATGTAAATTCAAGTTCGGATTCAAAAACTTTTGATATCTATAGTCCTGTTTTAGATACAAATATCACAGTTGATAATAATTCAAAAGAGCAGTCTGCTACTATTTTTCAAGTTGCAGTACCTATATTACATAGATATAGAATATCAGATGATTTTATATTAAATACAACTATAGTTCCTTTATTTATGAAGTATAATAATTTTAAAGAGAAAGATTTACATGTATTATCTTTAAATGTTAGCCCAACAGTTTATAAAAGTGATTATAGTTATTCATTGGGTGTTTTATATGATTTAGTTTATTCTGGACATGAAAAATACCAAAGTAATTATTACTTAAATCCTAGCTACAAAAAGATTTTATCTGAAGACTTACTTTATACTACCTCTTTAAAACTAGGTAAGGTTAACTATACAGGGGAAAAAGAAAGAAGTTCCAATCATTACTCTTTTTTAAACTCATTAAGATATTCAAGTGAACAATTTGGTATTTTTAACTTTAGTCTTCTTTTAGGAAAAGAGTTAAGATTATATACTGAAAGAACAGATGTATCTAGAGAATTTTATTCTTTATCTCTTCAAAATAGTTATAATATTTTTGATGACTCAATTCTTAGAACATCAATCTCTTATAAAAAAACTGATTACTTAGATGATGATATAAATTATCAATCAAAAAGAGAAAATAAAAGCTACAACTATTCTGTATCGCTTCATAAACCTATTTCTGAAAGTTTATTTTTAAAAGTGGGTGGAAAAATAATAGACCTTAACTCAAATCATGATTCATACGAATATGATAAATATATCTTAAATACAAACTTGTCTTATAGCTTTTAA